ATTTATTAAAACCTCAAACATATTTTGAATAACTTGTACCATGAATTTCTTGCCTTTATAGTGTAAACTATCCTTATGAAAACCAAAAAAACCTTAATAATCGGTGCTAGTCCCAAAGAATCAAGATATTCATATATGGCTGTTACAAAGCTAACTGAGCTAGGACATGAAGCAATTCCTGTTGGCATTAGAAACGGGCTAATCGCCGGAATAGAAATCATAACTGGCATGCCAAAAATTGATGATGTTCATACTGTTACGCTTTATGTCGGACCACAAAACCAACCACCATACTACAATTATGTTTTAAGTCTTAAACCAAAAAGGGTTATTTTCAATCCAGGAACTGAGAATGATGAGTTTCATGAAATACTAAAGGAAAACAATGTTGAAGTGTTAGTGGCTTGCACCTTAGTACTTTTAACAACTGGGCAATATTAAGATAAAAACCCAGCTAATGAGACTTGCTCTCCATAATTATCCGCGATATCTGTAACGCCCAAGCCATAGGAGTTAAAGTCTTGCCATCAATTTCTTTTTTTATTAACCTAACATGATCCTTGTCTGTATTTAAAAAATATTGCATTTGAACAATATGCTCATTTGCTTTATCCGCTGTTTTAATCTCAACATCAACAGTAACAAGATTTGGCTGGTCCTTTTGCTTAACAATTACCCAATTCACTTCTCCATTCTTGCCAGCTATAGCATCAATCAAATGACCGACTGTATAGGATTCGCCTTTCAGCGTAGTTTCTTTGACAATATTTATATATGTTTTATTCCCACAAGACGCTAACAGTAACAATATACTACAGACTAAAACTAGCATTATATATTTCTTCATCAACTAACTCCTTAACTCCACAGTCTTAATTTTAACAAAATCTTCTCACTAATGATTATAGCAAAGGAACAAATATTTTGCTTGATTGCTCTTTTACATAATTTATTTCTCAACATTACTATGTTACTCTATTAACTATAAAACTCTGGAGGTAATAACATGATTTTAATTTTAATTCCTATACTGATTATATTTGCAACTGGAATACGAATAGTCCGTCCGATGGAGCTTGGTGTGATAGAATTTCTAGGAAAATATACTAGAACAGCCACTGCTGGCTTTAATTGGATAATTCCTATTATTCAAAACATATATATAATTAATATTACCGAACGTCGAGTGGACATTGACCCTCAATCAATTATCACAAAAGATAAATTAAATGCGGAAGTTGACGGAGTTGTTTACTATAAGGTAATAAATCCTGCTGATGCAATTTACAATGTACAAAACTTTCAATCTGCAGTGCCTTCGCTCACAACAACAACTTTAAGAGCTGTTATCGGTAAAATGACCTTAACAGAAGCCAATGAAAACAGAGACTCCATCAATGAACAAGTCGAGTCAATCTTGGACTCACAAGTTATTCAATGGGGAATCAAAGTTGTCAGAGTAGAACTACAAAGGATTGAACCGCCAGAAGATGTGCAAATGGCCATGAACATGGTCGTTAAGGCAGAGAACGAAAAGATTGCGGCTCTTGATATGGCAACTGCCATAGAAACCAAAGCAGATGGTGAAAGACGTGCTGAAATCAAAAAAGCTGAAGGCATAGCAACAGCAATTAAACTAAAAGCAGAAGCAGACGGAGAAGCAATCAAAATAGTCAACGAATCTGCTGAAAAATATTTTAAAGGCAACGCTCAACTATTAAAAAAACTGGAAACTGTTAGCGA
This region of Candidatus Margulisiibacteriota bacterium genomic DNA includes:
- a CDS encoding SPFH/Band 7/PHB domain protein encodes the protein MILILIPILIIFATGIRIVRPMELGVIEFLGKYTRTATAGFNWIIPIIQNIYIINITERRVDIDPQSIITKDKLNAEVDGVVYYKVINPADAIYNVQNFQSAVPSLTTTTLRAVIGKMTLTEANENRDSINEQVESILDSQVIQWGIKVVRVELQRIEPPEDVQMAMNMVVKAENEKIAALDMATAIETKADGERRAEIKKAEGIATAIKLKAEADGEAIKIVNESAEKYFKGNAQLLKKLETVSEALKNNTKIVIPSNTELINVISDLAGGNILPIKTKNKE
- a CDS encoding CoA-binding protein gives rise to the protein MKTKKTLIIGASPKESRYSYMAVTKLTELGHEAIPVGIRNGLIAGIEIITGMPKIDDVHTVTLYVGPQNQPPYYNYVLSLKPKRVIFNPGTENDEFHEILKENNVEVLVACTLVLLTTGQY